From Granulicella sp. WH15, the proteins below share one genomic window:
- a CDS encoding CAP domain-containing protein, whose amino-acid sequence MKRFGIAGAFLLLMPFAGALGQEDTPPVQSVAEQFLLSAANADRVAHGLAPVRVDGRLVRAAALHARQMAAHGAISHQFPGEAELAERASSAGTHFSLVTENVAESADPSNIHELWMHSAGHRANLLDPQVDSVGIAVVARDGQFYAVEDFARTVRSLTLEQQESAVAQLIEGAGITVSATTDEARKACALSSGYDGVRKPLFVMRYSTSDLSRLPEQLRTRMASGKYHEAVVGACELSQATPFSGYAVAVMLYR is encoded by the coding sequence ATGAAGAGATTCGGGATAGCCGGTGCGTTCCTGCTGCTGATGCCGTTTGCTGGGGCCTTGGGACAGGAAGATACGCCGCCGGTCCAGAGTGTGGCGGAGCAGTTTTTGCTTTCGGCGGCGAATGCCGACCGGGTTGCGCATGGGCTGGCTCCGGTGCGTGTGGATGGAAGGCTGGTGAGGGCTGCGGCGCTGCACGCACGGCAGATGGCGGCCCATGGGGCGATCTCTCATCAGTTTCCCGGGGAGGCTGAGCTGGCGGAGCGAGCTTCGAGTGCGGGAACGCACTTTTCGCTGGTTACCGAGAATGTGGCTGAGTCGGCAGATCCCAGCAATATCCATGAGCTGTGGATGCATTCGGCTGGGCATCGGGCCAATCTGCTGGACCCGCAGGTGGATTCGGTGGGGATTGCGGTGGTGGCGCGGGATGGGCAGTTTTACGCTGTCGAGGACTTCGCTCGTACGGTGCGGAGCTTGACGCTGGAGCAGCAGGAGAGCGCGGTTGCGCAGCTGATCGAAGGGGCTGGGATTACGGTTTCGGCCACGACGGATGAGGCGCGCAAGGCTTGTGCTTTGAGCTCGGGCTATGACGGGGTGAGGAAGCCGCTGTTTGTGATGCGCTATAGCACTTCGGACCTGTCGCGGCTGCCGGAGCAACTGCGGACGAGGATGGCTTCGGGGAAGTACCATGAGGCGGTGGTGGGGGCTTGTGAGTTGAGTCAGGCCACGCCGTTTAGTGGGTATGCGGTTGCGGTGATGCTGTACCGCTAG
- a CDS encoding GDP-L-fucose synthase has product MSSSFMPQDARIFIAGHRGLVGSAIHRGLERKGYTNLLTKTRAELDLLDPAAVRSFFEQEKPEFVFLAAAKVGGILANDTYPADFIRDNLEIQTNVIDAAYHNGVTRLLFLGSSCIYPKMAPQPMPESCLLTGPLEPTNRAYALAKIAGIEMCWSYNRQYGTRYLAAMPTNLYGPNDNFDLKNSHVLPALIRKTAEAKRAGAGEISVWGTGTPRRELLYSDDLADACIFLLSLDEERYGSLLTQDVPPLINIGTGEDVTIRELAEIVAKVIGFEGGLAFDTTKPDGTPRKLMDVSKLHALGWGHTVELEEGIGLTWDAVKDQL; this is encoded by the coding sequence ATGTCGTCGAGCTTTATGCCGCAGGATGCACGTATCTTTATCGCCGGTCATCGCGGGCTGGTTGGCTCGGCAATTCATCGCGGGCTTGAGCGCAAGGGATATACCAATCTCCTGACGAAGACGCGTGCCGAGCTGGACCTGCTGGACCCGGCTGCCGTGCGGTCGTTCTTTGAGCAGGAGAAGCCGGAGTTTGTCTTTCTGGCGGCGGCTAAGGTGGGCGGAATTCTGGCCAACGATACGTACCCGGCGGACTTCATCCGCGACAACCTGGAGATTCAGACCAACGTTATCGATGCGGCTTACCATAACGGTGTGACGCGGCTGCTGTTTCTGGGGTCTTCGTGTATCTACCCGAAGATGGCTCCGCAGCCGATGCCGGAGTCGTGCCTGCTGACCGGGCCGCTGGAGCCTACGAACCGGGCTTATGCGCTGGCGAAGATCGCCGGGATCGAGATGTGCTGGAGCTACAACCGGCAGTATGGCACGCGCTACCTAGCCGCGATGCCGACGAACCTCTATGGGCCGAACGACAACTTCGACCTGAAGAACTCGCATGTGCTGCCGGCGTTGATCCGCAAGACAGCCGAGGCGAAACGGGCGGGAGCCGGAGAGATCTCTGTGTGGGGAACGGGGACGCCGCGGCGTGAGCTGCTTTACTCGGATGACCTGGCGGATGCATGCATCTTTTTACTGTCGCTCGATGAGGAGCGTTACGGCTCGCTGCTGACGCAGGATGTGCCGCCGCTCATCAACATCGGGACAGGGGAGGATGTGACGATCCGGGAGCTGGCGGAGATCGTAGCGAAGGTGATTGGGTTCGAGGGCGGCCTTGCGTTCGACACGACCAAGCCCGATGGCACGCCGCGCAAGCTGATGGATGTGAGCAAGCTGCATGCGCTGGGGTGGGGCCACACGGTGGAGTTGGAAGAGGGAATCGGCCTGACCTGGGATGCGGTGAAGGATCAGCTTTAA
- the gmd gene encoding GDP-mannose 4,6-dehydratase produces MKKALITGVTGQDGAYLAEFLLAKGYEVHGIKRRSSLFNTARIDHIYEDPHNPNPKLVLHYGDMTDSTSLIHIMQKVQPDEVYNLAAQSHVQVSFEEPEYTANSDAIGVLRLLEAIRILGLEKKTRFYQASTSELYGLVQEIPQKETTPFYPRSPYAVAKMYGYWIVVNYREAYGMYACNGILFNHESPLRGETFVTRKITRGLARIKVGLQESLYLGNLDAKRDWGHARDYIEMQWMMLQQEKAQDFVIATGVQYSVREFVKRCAELLELDLTWSGSGVEEKAVGPDGKVVVAVDPRYFRPTEVETLLGDPSKAKRELGWTPRTSFDELVREMVEADLQSAKRDALVRKHGFNAYNVRET; encoded by the coding sequence TTGAAGAAAGCTTTGATCACGGGAGTCACCGGGCAGGATGGAGCGTATCTCGCGGAGTTTCTGCTGGCTAAAGGCTATGAGGTTCATGGCATCAAGCGGCGCTCGTCGCTCTTCAACACGGCTCGTATCGACCATATCTACGAGGATCCGCACAACCCGAACCCGAAGCTGGTGCTGCACTACGGCGATATGACGGACAGCACGTCGCTGATCCACATTATGCAGAAGGTGCAGCCGGACGAGGTGTACAACCTGGCCGCGCAGTCGCACGTGCAGGTGTCGTTCGAGGAGCCGGAGTATACCGCGAACTCGGATGCGATCGGCGTGCTGCGGCTGCTGGAGGCGATCCGCATCCTGGGGCTCGAGAAGAAGACGCGCTTCTACCAGGCGAGCACGTCGGAGCTTTACGGGCTGGTGCAGGAGATTCCGCAGAAGGAGACGACGCCCTTCTATCCGCGCTCTCCCTATGCCGTGGCCAAGATGTACGGCTACTGGATCGTGGTGAACTACCGCGAGGCGTATGGGATGTATGCGTGCAACGGCATCCTGTTCAACCACGAGTCGCCGCTGCGGGGTGAGACGTTTGTGACGCGCAAGATCACGCGCGGGCTGGCGCGGATCAAGGTGGGGCTGCAGGAGTCGCTGTACCTGGGCAATCTGGACGCCAAGCGGGACTGGGGCCATGCGCGCGACTACATCGAGATGCAGTGGATGATGTTGCAGCAGGAGAAGGCGCAGGACTTCGTGATCGCGACCGGGGTGCAGTACAGCGTGCGCGAGTTTGTGAAGCGCTGCGCGGAGTTGCTGGAGCTGGACCTGACGTGGAGCGGCTCGGGCGTCGAGGAGAAGGCCGTTGGACCAGATGGCAAGGTGGTGGTGGCGGTCGATCCGCGCTACTTCCGGCCGACCGAGGTCGAGACGCTGCTGGGCGATCCTTCCAAGGCCAAGCGCGAGCTGGGCTGGACGCCGCGGACGAGCTTCGATGAGCTGGTGCGTGAGATGGTAGAGGCAGATCTGCAGTCGGCCAAGCGGGATGCGCTGGTGCGGAAGCACGGCTTCAATGCGTACAACGTGCGTGAGACCTAG
- a CDS encoding glycosyltransferase WbuB, producing the protein MRILIYGLNYAPELTGIGKYTGEMASWLAKRGHEVRVVAAPPYYPAWRIWDEYRSSLYRTERVPGQPVVFRTPLYVPEKPSGMRRILHLFSFMVGSLPVMLRQVFWQPEIVFTVEPTFFGAPLALFVAQTAGAASWLHVQDFEVDAAFELGLLPAKGPIHSLALTLEVFFTNAFTRVSSISTKMVERSVAKGVPAEQAVLFPNWVDVEAIQPLEGPNGFRRELGLEDKIVLLYSGNMGNKQGLEVLGPIAQSFAPGASHADERVHFLFCGDGTFRPKLEAMVGGLPNVTLLPLQPFSRLNELLNAADIHLLPQRAGAADLVMPSKLTGMLSSGRPVIATSDAGTQVAHVVGDEARPCGLVVPAEDAEALHAAVVELIMNPGLRAEFGANAREYAVEHLGREQVLLQFERDLAQAI; encoded by the coding sequence CTGAGAATCCTGATCTATGGCTTGAACTATGCCCCGGAGTTGACCGGCATCGGCAAGTACACGGGCGAGATGGCCTCGTGGCTTGCGAAGCGGGGGCACGAGGTGCGTGTGGTGGCCGCGCCGCCTTACTACCCGGCGTGGCGTATCTGGGATGAGTATCGCTCGAGCCTCTACAGGACGGAGCGTGTGCCGGGGCAGCCGGTCGTCTTCAGGACGCCGCTCTACGTGCCGGAGAAGCCGAGCGGGATGCGCCGGATTCTGCATCTGTTTTCCTTTATGGTGGGCAGCCTGCCGGTGATGCTGCGGCAGGTCTTCTGGCAGCCGGAGATCGTCTTTACGGTGGAGCCTACGTTCTTTGGCGCGCCTCTGGCCCTGTTTGTCGCGCAGACTGCGGGCGCGGCGTCGTGGCTGCATGTGCAGGACTTCGAGGTGGATGCTGCGTTCGAGCTTGGACTGCTGCCCGCGAAGGGGCCGATCCATAGCCTGGCATTGACCCTGGAGGTTTTTTTTACCAACGCTTTCACGCGGGTTTCGAGCATCTCAACCAAGATGGTCGAGCGATCGGTGGCGAAGGGCGTGCCGGCGGAGCAGGCGGTGCTGTTTCCGAACTGGGTGGATGTGGAGGCGATTCAGCCGCTGGAGGGGCCGAACGGCTTCCGGCGGGAGTTGGGGCTCGAGGATAAAATTGTGCTGCTGTACTCGGGCAATATGGGCAATAAACAAGGGCTGGAGGTACTGGGGCCGATCGCACAGTCGTTCGCTCCGGGTGCTTCGCACGCCGATGAGCGGGTACACTTTCTGTTCTGCGGAGATGGTACATTCAGGCCTAAGCTGGAGGCCATGGTGGGCGGCCTGCCCAATGTGACTCTGCTGCCGTTGCAGCCGTTTTCCAGGCTGAACGAGTTGTTGAATGCGGCGGATATTCATCTGCTGCCGCAGCGCGCGGGCGCGGCCGACCTGGTGATGCCGTCGAAGCTGACCGGGATGCTGTCGAGCGGGCGGCCGGTGATTGCGACGTCGGATGCGGGGACCCAGGTGGCGCATGTGGTAGGCGATGAGGCCAGGCCGTGCGGGCTGGTCGTTCCGGCCGAAGACGCCGAGGCTCTGCATGCCGCGGTGGTGGAGTTGATTATGAACCCCGGGCTGCGCGCGGAGTTCGGCGCTAATGCACGGGAGTATGCGGTCGAGCATCTGGGCCGGGAGCAGGTGCTGCTGCAGTTCGAGCGGGATCTGGCTCAGGCGATTTGA
- a CDS encoding ABC transporter permease — translation MKSGGNNLIATARHQPLAAIGILLVLLFLFAAIFAPLLAPSDPAQLNLDARMLTPSAAHWFGTDELGRDVLSRTLYGARISLIVAVSVVAISLAIGLIAGSLAGFYGGLADTLVNVYLSNAFLALPGILLAIAFVAFLGPGLLNLILALSISGWVGYARLVRAQVMTVKEREFVEAARALGASDVRVLVRHILPNIVQPLIVQAAIGMAGAVLAEATLSFLGLGIPAPAASWGSMLNDARSHLFDSPHMVFFPALAVMLCVLSFNFIGDALRDYLDPRTRLTTGI, via the coding sequence ATGAAGAGCGGCGGCAACAATCTCATCGCAACGGCACGGCATCAGCCGCTCGCGGCGATCGGCATCCTGCTCGTTCTGCTGTTCCTCTTCGCCGCCATCTTCGCGCCGCTGCTCGCTCCCAGCGATCCCGCCCAGCTCAACCTCGACGCCCGCATGCTCACTCCTTCCGCCGCCCACTGGTTCGGCACCGATGAGCTTGGCCGCGACGTTCTCTCCCGCACCCTCTACGGAGCGCGCATCTCGCTCATCGTCGCCGTCAGCGTCGTGGCCATCTCGCTCGCCATCGGCCTCATCGCGGGCAGCCTCGCGGGCTTCTACGGCGGCCTGGCCGACACGCTCGTCAACGTCTACCTCTCGAACGCCTTCCTGGCATTACCCGGCATCCTGCTCGCCATAGCCTTCGTCGCCTTCCTCGGCCCCGGCCTGCTCAACCTCATCCTGGCCCTTTCGATCTCCGGCTGGGTCGGCTACGCTCGCCTCGTACGAGCCCAGGTCATGACCGTCAAAGAACGCGAGTTCGTCGAAGCCGCACGCGCCCTCGGAGCGTCAGACGTACGCGTCCTGGTCCGTCACATCCTGCCCAACATCGTTCAGCCGCTCATCGTCCAGGCCGCCATCGGCATGGCCGGAGCCGTGCTCGCCGAAGCCACCCTCAGCTTCCTCGGCCTCGGCATCCCCGCGCCCGCGGCCAGTTGGGGCTCCATGCTCAACGACGCCCGCTCCCACCTCTTCGACTCGCCCCACATGGTCTTCTTCCCCGCCCTGGCCGTCATGCTCTGCGTCCTCTCGTTCAACTTCATCGGCGACGCCCTCCGCGACTACCTCGACCCGCGCACCCGCCTCACAACCGGCATTTAA
- a CDS encoding metallophosphoesterase family protein — protein MTFKIGVISDTHGLLRPEAIAALQGVDHILHAGDIGNADFLATLAQIAPITAIRGNIDIYGPCAELPATEAVELAGKLFYLVHSIHDLDINPHAAGVAAVISGHSHQPSIEHRSGVLYLNPGSPGPRRFRLPVTVALVTIENGQLHPEIIDLHLG, from the coding sequence ATGACCTTCAAGATCGGCGTCATCTCCGACACGCACGGCCTCCTCCGCCCCGAGGCCATCGCAGCCCTGCAAGGCGTCGACCACATCCTTCACGCCGGAGACATCGGCAACGCCGACTTCCTTGCCACCCTGGCGCAGATCGCCCCGATAACGGCCATCCGCGGCAACATCGACATCTACGGCCCCTGCGCCGAACTGCCCGCCACCGAGGCCGTCGAGCTGGCGGGCAAGCTCTTCTACCTCGTCCACTCGATCCACGATCTCGACATCAACCCACACGCCGCCGGAGTAGCAGCAGTCATCAGCGGCCACTCCCACCAGCCCTCCATCGAACACCGCTCCGGAGTCCTCTACCTGAACCCCGGCAGCCCCGGCCCGCGCCGATTCCGCCTGCCCGTCACCGTGGCCCTGGTCACGATAGAAAACGGCCAACTCCACCCCGAGATCATCGACCTGCACCTGGGCTGA
- a CDS encoding ABC transporter permease, with protein sequence MIRAAKRLAVTLPVLWLVVTVVFLLIHLVPGDPVVQMLGEGATASDVSALRHAYGLDAPLSAQYGRFLYGVAHADLGQSLRLHDSVMHLVASRYPYTVALAFCAMALGILLAVPAGIGSALHRGGWQDRVLGVVSLVGLSFPNFALGPILILVFSIRLGWLPVSGAGSVAHMVLPAITLGLGMAAILTRMVRTAMLEELGQDYVRTARAKGLSERQVVYRHALPNAMIPILTVVGLQFGSLLAGAIVTETIFSLPGIGRLTLSAISNRDYALVQGCILAIGLTYVGVNLLTDIAYTVANPRMRVQGS encoded by the coding sequence TTGATACGAGCTGCGAAGCGGCTGGCGGTGACGCTGCCGGTGCTCTGGCTGGTGGTGACGGTGGTGTTTCTGCTGATTCACCTGGTGCCGGGCGATCCGGTAGTGCAGATGCTGGGTGAGGGGGCTACGGCCTCGGATGTCTCGGCGCTGCGCCATGCGTATGGGCTGGATGCTCCGCTGTCGGCGCAGTATGGGCGGTTTTTGTATGGGGTGGCTCATGCGGATCTGGGGCAGTCGCTGCGGCTGCACGACAGCGTGATGCACCTGGTGGCGTCGCGGTATCCGTACACGGTGGCGCTGGCGTTCTGCGCGATGGCGCTGGGGATTCTGCTGGCGGTTCCGGCGGGGATCGGGTCGGCGCTGCACCGTGGGGGATGGCAGGATCGGGTGCTGGGGGTGGTGTCGCTGGTGGGGCTCTCGTTTCCGAACTTTGCCTTGGGGCCGATCTTGATTTTGGTGTTTTCGATTCGTCTGGGGTGGTTGCCGGTGTCGGGGGCTGGGTCGGTGGCGCATATGGTTCTGCCCGCGATTACGCTGGGGCTGGGGATGGCGGCGATCCTGACGCGCATGGTGCGGACGGCGATGCTCGAAGAGCTGGGGCAGGACTATGTGCGGACGGCGCGGGCCAAGGGGCTGAGCGAGCGGCAGGTGGTGTATCGGCACGCGCTGCCCAATGCGATGATTCCGATCTTGACGGTGGTGGGGTTGCAGTTTGGGTCGCTGCTGGCGGGGGCGATTGTGACGGAGACGATCTTCAGCCTGCCGGGGATCGGGCGGCTGACGCTGTCGGCGATCTCGAACCGCGACTATGCGCTGGTGCAGGGGTGCATTCTGGCGATTGGGCTTACTTATGTCGGGGTGAATCTGCTGACCGATATTGCTTATACCGTGGCTAATCCGAGGATGAGGGTGCAGGGATCTTGA
- a CDS encoding hemolysin family protein, with amino-acid sequence MVEWVLIRGIMVAFFILANSFFVAAEFALVSIRETRVEQLIALGRPGARTLLQLKHAMDDFLPAVQFGVTLAALALGWVGEPAVAETLLVAVERVSPHTPPHVMLYVHAAATTIAFGAITYFEVLLGELVPKSLALQRAERIAMAVAGPMDVFIRITRPAIRLMNSSASMVLRVFRAPLHGEGGAVHSPEELKLIATATRRMGLLPVFQEEIIHRAIELNHVSVREIMTPRGKIFSLPVDLPVEQASARIVDEQHSRVPVFDPKVGPDHIVGIVYSKDISRLMHFRSTTLALGGTGKMGLTLRQVMREVIFVPETKLAVELLQEFQDRRRQIAIVVDEFGSTVGMVTAEDALEQIVGELEDEFDVASRATPFNATGTVVLDAGITLRDLSNQLHWAFPRQPGVETLAGFVLSELGHLPTVGESVVHAGRRYTVAELVKRRISKVRVDLEAVGTDVKTDLRAAATEDDGLEVSA; translated from the coding sequence ATGGTGGAGTGGGTTCTTATCCGCGGGATCATGGTGGCCTTTTTCATTCTGGCCAACAGCTTCTTCGTTGCCGCGGAGTTCGCGCTGGTCAGCATTCGGGAGACGCGGGTGGAGCAGTTGATCGCTCTGGGGCGGCCCGGTGCGCGGACGCTGCTGCAGTTGAAGCACGCGATGGATGACTTTCTGCCCGCGGTGCAGTTTGGCGTGACGCTGGCGGCGCTGGCGCTGGGCTGGGTGGGCGAACCCGCGGTGGCGGAGACGCTGCTGGTGGCGGTGGAGCGGGTGTCGCCGCATACGCCGCCGCATGTGATGCTGTACGTTCATGCAGCGGCTACTACGATTGCGTTTGGGGCGATTACGTACTTTGAGGTGCTGCTGGGGGAACTGGTGCCGAAGTCTCTGGCCTTGCAGCGGGCCGAGCGGATCGCGATGGCGGTGGCGGGGCCGATGGATGTGTTTATCCGCATTACGCGGCCTGCTATCCGGTTGATGAACTCGTCGGCGAGCATGGTGTTGCGGGTATTTCGCGCGCCGCTGCATGGGGAGGGCGGCGCGGTCCACTCGCCCGAGGAGCTGAAGCTGATTGCAACGGCGACGCGCAGGATGGGGCTGCTGCCGGTCTTTCAGGAGGAGATCATTCACCGGGCGATTGAGCTGAACCATGTCTCGGTGCGCGAGATTATGACTCCGCGAGGAAAGATCTTCTCGCTGCCGGTGGACCTGCCGGTGGAGCAGGCGAGCGCGCGGATCGTGGATGAGCAGCACTCGCGGGTGCCGGTCTTCGACCCGAAGGTGGGGCCGGATCATATCGTCGGGATCGTTTACTCGAAGGATATCTCGCGGCTGATGCACTTCCGCTCGACGACGCTGGCGCTGGGCGGCACGGGCAAGATGGGGCTGACGCTGCGGCAGGTGATGCGCGAGGTGATCTTCGTGCCGGAGACGAAGCTGGCGGTGGAGCTATTGCAGGAGTTCCAGGATCGGCGCAGGCAGATTGCGATTGTGGTGGATGAGTTCGGCTCGACTGTGGGCATGGTGACGGCTGAGGATGCCTTGGAGCAGATCGTCGGCGAGCTGGAGGATGAGTTCGATGTGGCCTCGCGGGCGACGCCGTTTAACGCGACGGGAACGGTGGTGCTGGATGCGGGGATTACGCTGCGCGACCTGAGCAACCAGTTGCACTGGGCGTTTCCGCGGCAGCCGGGTGTGGAGACGCTGGCGGGGTTTGTGCTGTCGGAGCTGGGGCACCTGCCGACGGTGGGGGAGAGCGTGGTCCACGCGGGGCGGCGATATACGGTGGCGGAGTTGGTCAAGCGGCGGATCAGCAAGGTGAGGGTGGATCTGGAGGCGGTCGGGACGGACGTCAAGACGGACCTGCGGGCGGCGGCTACTGAGGACGATGGGCTGGAGGTCTCGGCTTGA
- the trxA gene encoding thioredoxin, with amino-acid sequence MAGQFVSEVNDSNFEQDVLKSDQPVLVDFWAAWCGPCRALAPAVDEVATEYQGKIKVMKMDVDKNSATPSRFGIRGIPALLLFKDGKVADQIVGLVPKDTIAQSITKVIGAKVTA; translated from the coding sequence ATGGCAGGACAGTTCGTATCGGAAGTGAATGACAGCAACTTTGAACAGGACGTCCTGAAGTCGGACCAGCCCGTACTTGTAGACTTCTGGGCCGCATGGTGCGGTCCGTGTCGCGCGCTTGCTCCGGCGGTCGATGAGGTTGCGACCGAGTACCAGGGCAAGATCAAGGTGATGAAGATGGATGTCGATAAGAACAGCGCGACGCCCTCGCGCTTCGGTATCCGTGGTATTCCCGCGCTGCTCCTGTTCAAGGACGGCAAGGTTGCCGATCAGATCGTCGGCCTGGTTCCCAAGGACACGATCGCGCAGTCGATCACGAAGGTGATTGGCGCGAAGGTAACTGCGTAA
- the thrB gene encoding homoserine kinase translates to MNSLKIRLPATSANLGPGFDALGLGMALYLTIEARVAGDRTAPEFRVDATGRNPELCSSLERNLILDTYRGVAPSAPPLHLTLDNEIPLGMGCGSSAAALLAGVHLANHFGGLGWTPQQVLEEACHREGHPDNVAACFYGGMTVSSVIQENGSGGKVIATTCGEVLGWKLLLALPTASLATEKARALLPEGYSRADAVANVQATALLVAGFALDRPELLHVAMRDRIHQPYRLAACPLLGSLLPLSGTPGVYGVALSGAGPSVLLVCDPAYPQEQIEDRIRLAAGDPGLEIISTKISAGVKTLVLSE, encoded by the coding sequence ATGAACTCACTGAAGATTCGACTGCCGGCGACCTCCGCCAACCTGGGACCGGGCTTTGATGCCCTTGGCCTGGGGATGGCGCTCTACCTGACGATTGAGGCCCGAGTGGCTGGGGACCGGACGGCGCCGGAGTTCCGCGTGGATGCTACTGGCCGGAACCCCGAGCTGTGCAGCTCGCTCGAGCGCAATTTGATCCTCGATACCTACCGGGGCGTCGCGCCGTCGGCTCCACCGCTGCACCTGACGCTCGACAATGAGATTCCTTTGGGGATGGGCTGCGGGTCGAGCGCGGCGGCTCTGCTGGCTGGAGTACATCTGGCGAACCACTTTGGCGGGCTGGGGTGGACGCCGCAGCAGGTGCTCGAGGAGGCTTGTCACAGGGAGGGGCATCCGGACAACGTGGCGGCCTGTTTTTACGGGGGGATGACCGTCTCGTCCGTTATCCAAGAGAACGGGAGCGGCGGAAAGGTGATTGCCACGACCTGCGGCGAGGTTCTGGGCTGGAAGCTGCTGCTGGCGCTGCCGACGGCTTCTCTGGCGACCGAGAAGGCGCGGGCGTTGTTGCCGGAGGGCTACTCGCGGGCCGACGCCGTGGCTAACGTGCAGGCGACCGCGCTGCTGGTGGCGGGATTCGCGCTGGATCGGCCGGAGCTGCTGCATGTAGCAATGCGGGATAGGATTCACCAGCCGTATCGGCTGGCGGCTTGTCCGCTGCTGGGCAGCCTGCTACCGCTGAGCGGGACGCCTGGGGTGTATGGGGTGGCGTTGAGCGGGGCTGGTCCGTCGGTACTGCTGGTCTGTGATCCGGCGTATCCTCAAGAACAGATTGAGGATAGGATTCGACTGGCGGCTGGAGACCCGGGGCTGGAAATTATCTCGACAAAGATTTCGGCAGGCGTAAAGACGCTGGTGTTATCGGAATAG
- the thrC gene encoding threonine synthase, translated as MSGTHQLRCTECGAQIAGEAVSSNFRCTNCQGLYEVVYPWSLKADEIARAEARLPNPSALRWLWQERRTSTMPVDQSGVWRFRDLFPIVKDFDKVVTLREGNTPLYDLPRCAASAGIDWLLAKHQGMNPTGSFKDTGMTAALSVAAERGFEWVACASTGNTSAAMAAYAARAGLRSIVFIPEGKIAWGKLAQSMDYGALTVQLKTDFDGCVRLVNELVQAQPIYLLNSVNPYRLEGQKTPAFEMVEQLDWQVPEHVIVPGGNLANASALAKGFLEMQQLGLISKVPKISIIQAEGANPLFRSLKENGGTKLIPVTAETRASAIRIGHPASFTKAVRALQSTGGWCEQASEAEIALAKAQIGAEGVGCEPASAVTLAGLKKLVAQGKVLREERVVLILTGHTLKDSDYTINFHRGELLTEAELAGASAAERDLAKSLQKPPIVLDADRDTVLRTLDAHMRQTTLQPA; from the coding sequence ATGAGTGGAACACACCAGTTACGATGCACGGAGTGCGGCGCGCAGATCGCCGGAGAGGCGGTAAGCAGCAACTTTCGCTGCACAAACTGCCAGGGGTTGTACGAGGTAGTTTATCCGTGGAGCCTGAAGGCTGACGAGATTGCCCGTGCCGAGGCCCGTCTGCCCAACCCCAGCGCGCTGCGCTGGCTGTGGCAGGAGCGCAGGACCTCGACTATGCCGGTGGATCAGTCCGGCGTTTGGCGGTTCCGAGACCTCTTTCCTATCGTGAAGGACTTCGACAAGGTGGTGACGCTGCGCGAGGGCAACACGCCGCTGTATGACCTGCCGCGCTGCGCGGCATCGGCGGGGATCGACTGGCTGCTGGCCAAGCATCAGGGTATGAACCCGACCGGTTCCTTCAAGGACACGGGCATGACGGCGGCGCTCTCGGTTGCGGCCGAGCGCGGGTTCGAGTGGGTAGCCTGTGCCAGCACCGGCAATACCTCGGCGGCGATGGCGGCCTATGCGGCGCGCGCGGGGTTGCGGTCGATCGTGTTTATTCCCGAGGGTAAGATCGCCTGGGGCAAGCTCGCGCAGTCGATGGACTACGGTGCGCTGACGGTGCAGTTGAAGACAGACTTCGACGGCTGCGTCAGGCTGGTGAACGAGCTGGTGCAGGCTCAGCCGATCTATCTGCTGAATTCGGTGAATCCTTATCGGCTCGAGGGCCAGAAGACCCCGGCGTTCGAGATGGTGGAGCAGTTGGACTGGCAGGTGCCGGAGCATGTGATCGTGCCGGGAGGCAACCTGGCCAATGCGTCGGCGCTGGCGAAGGGCTTTCTGGAGATGCAGCAATTGGGGCTGATCTCGAAGGTGCCGAAGATCAGTATTATTCAGGCCGAGGGCGCGAACCCGCTCTTCCGGTCGCTGAAGGAGAACGGTGGGACGAAGTTGATTCCCGTGACGGCTGAGACGCGGGCGAGTGCGATCAGGATCGGTCATCCGGCCTCCTTTACCAAGGCCGTGCGGGCGTTGCAGTCGACCGGCGGATGGTGCGAGCAGGCCTCCGAGGCCGAGATTGCGTTGGCAAAGGCGCAGATCGGAGCTGAGGGCGTGGGCTGCGAGCCTGCGTCGGCGGTGACGCTGGCCGGGCTGAAGAAGCTGGTGGCGCAGGGCAAGGTTCTGCGCGAGGAGCGGGTGGTGCTGATTCTGACCGGCCACACGCTGAAGGACTCGGACTATACGATCAACTTCCATCGGGGCGAACTGCTGACGGAGGCGGAGCTTGCGGGTGCCTCGGCGGCTGAGCGGGATCTGGCAAAGTCGTTGCAGAAGCCCCCGATTGTGCTCGATGCGGATCGCGATACGGTGCTGCGGACGCTGGATGCGCATATGCGTCAAACCACGCTGCAACCTGCCTGA